TAATTTCAGAAGCCATAAAGAAAAAAAGTCCTATCTACATTCACGGTGATTACGATGTGGATGGCATCTGCGCCACCGCTATTTTGTGGGAAAAAATATATTTCGGTCTGAAATATAAAAATTGTTTTCCCTACATCCCCGATAGATTTAACGAAGGATATGGTTTGTCTAAGGAGAGCGTGGACAGCATCATCAAAACTTTGCCAAAGGAAAACAAGTCGCCCCTGATTATCACAGTGGATTGCGGGATTTCTTCTATCAAAGAAGTTCTATACGCAAAAGAAAAAGGGTTTAATGTAATAATTTGCGACCACCACCAAAAAGGCAAAAATCTGCCCAAGGCTAACGCAATTTTGTGGACGGATAAACTTTGCGCTGCCGGTATTGCTTGGGTATTGTCCGAATCAGGGTTTGATTTGTCCGCCCTTGCGACGGTTGCGGATGTGCAGCCCTTAACAGGGTATAACCGCTCTTTGGTTAAATATGGTTTGCTTGAACTTAATAAATTAAAACGAACGGGGCTTAAAGCTTTGGTAGAAATTTCAGGAATAAAGGACAAAAAAATAGGGGTGTATGAGGTTGGGTGGGTAATTGGTCCCCGGCTTAACGCCTCCGGCAGGCTTGAAAGCGCTTTGGATTCTTTGAGACTTTTGTGTACCACAAGCAATACTAAAGCTTTGGCAATTGCAAAAAGTTTGAATTTATTAAACTCAAAAAGGCAGGAGATGACCTTTTCCATATTTGAAGAATCAAAAAATTTTTATAAGAAAGATTTAAAGATAATTATTTCAGAAGGGAAAAGGTTTCATGAAGGGATTATTGGGCTTGTTGCTGGAAAGCTTGTTTCGGAATATTACCTCCCTTCCATAGTTATTAGTAAAAAGGAAAAAATTAGCAAAGGTTCCGCCCGTTCTGTAAGTGGTGTGGATATTATAAAAATGTTAAGGAATTTTGAAGATTTGTTTGAATCGGTAGGGGGGCATCCAATGGCGGCTGGTTTTAGTATTAAAAACGAACAGCTAGAAAATCTTGTTAGAGAGCTTTATATCTTTTCGGAAAAAAATATAAAAGATGAAGACATTATTCAAGAAATAAAGATAGATGCGGAAATGTCTCTTGAAGAAGTTACTTATCCCCTTTTGGATTTTGTGGGAAATTTTGCCCCCTTTGGGCTGGGAAACCCGGAACCGGTGTTTTTAACAAGAAATGTTGAAATTTATGAAATTAGGAAAATAGGTAAGGACGGGGGACATCTTAAGATATCTTTTAAGGATTCAACCGGAGACATAAAAAATGGAGTGGCTTTTGGTTTTGGCGGTTTTGAGGCTGTCCCCAAAGATAAAGTTGATATTGTGTATACCTTAAACGAGAACATTTGGAATGGGAGGAGAAATTTGGATTTGAGGATTAGAGACATTAGGAAATCAGGATTTAACTAAGGAGTCTCCTTTTTTCGAAACCCCGCTTACCACCACTAGCAATGGAACCGCCACAAACGGTGAGGAGTATGTTCCTGATATGGTTCCAATTAAAAGCGCCACTGCAAACCACTTAACTGTTATTCCTCCAAGAACCGTAAGCGCCGTTAACATAAATATTATGGTTAACGAATTATTTAACGACCGCGTCATTGTTTCGGTTATGGCTTTATTCGCCAAATCCCCCATGCTCCTGTTTTTGCTATGCGCGGTACTTTCTCTTATTCGGTCATAAACAACTACAGTATCGTGAACGCTAAAGCTTAATACTGTTAAAACTGCGGTAACAAAAAGCGTGCCCACTTCAACATTTAGAAAATGTCCCAGAAGTGAAAAAGTTCCAAGCAAAACAAGGCTATCGTGAAACATAGCAATTACCGCGCACACCCCGTACATTTTGTCTTTAAATCGCCAACCCACATAGCTTAAAATAGCAATTGCCGCCAAAATAACTCCGGTTAAGGTTTTAATTAAAAGCTCTTTTCCCAGAGTAGGCCCCACAGTTTCAAATCTAATTTCATCCACAACCCCAAAATTATCCGCCAACCTTTGTTTTGCTCTGTTTTTCTCTTCCTCGGAAATAGGCGCCATTCTTATCAAAAATTGATTGTTCCCAGAAACTTGTATAGGCAAATGTTCCAAATTTTGTTCTTGGAATATCTTATTAATGGTGTTTATTTCGGTTGGTTTTTCAAATTTTATTTCCCATAAACTTCCGCCGGTAAAATCAATGGATGGTTTTAGTCCCCAAATAAAAAGGCTAATAACGCCGGGAATAATTACAAGGCTGGATATGGCAAGATATATTAATTTGTATTTCATAAAGTTGATTGTGTCCATAGTAGATAAATTCTAAAAACCCGCATTTGATCAAAGAAATTCCTATCTCAAAAGTCAAATCTCAAATCGCAAAGCCACAACTCAAAACCTTAAATCTAAAGAAGGAATTCAGATTTGAGATTTAAGATTTGGCTTTAACATTTGACATTTGGTGGGTTATCCCTTATAAAAAATCCTAATCAAATTTCTGGTAACTATTATCCCTGTAAATAACGATATTACCACTCCCAAAAACAAGGTTAAAGCAAAACCTCTAACTGGACCTGCGTTTACCAAAAAAGACCAATTGAGAGGATTAAATAAAACAAAACAAGTAATAAGTGTTGAAATATTAGCGTCTCTAATTGAGTCCCACGCTCGTCCAAATCCTAGTTCCATAGAAAGACCAAGAGGTTTTCCAAGCCGTCTTTCTTCTTTTATTCTTTCAAATATTAAGATATTGCTGTCCACGGCCATACCTATTGAAAGAATAAACCCCGCCAACCCCGGCAAAGTTAAAACAACGGGAATTAGTTTGTATATCGCCAAAGTGATTAAACTATAAATAAACAAAGCTATAACAGCCAGAATACCAAGTTTCCCGTACATTCCTATCATAAAAACGGCAACCAAAAAAAGTCCCACTCCTCCCGCAACCAAACTTCTTTTTACGGAATCCGCTCCCAAGGTGGCGCCGATATTTCTTTGTTCAATCACTTTTACCGAAACAGGTAGAGCCCCAGCGTTAAGTTGAATTACATACGATTTCGCTTCGTCTAATGTAAATTTTCCGGATATTATCGCGCTTCCGTCAGTTATTACCGCTTGCACCGTGGGCGCGGTTAAAAGGGAGTTGTCTAAAAATATAGCGAGCGGTTTTTGCAGATTTTTTTTGGTTATTTCTCCAAATTTTTCCGCCCCGCTTTGCGTAAATTCAAGCCCAACTTCGGGTTCATTGGTTTGCTGATTAAACGAAACAAGAGCCTTTTTAAGGTCTCCCCCGGATAAATCCGTATCCACAAAATCGGCAATGGTGGCAGTTTGCAGGTCTTTTCCCTCAACCAGTTCTCTAAAATTAAGTTTAGCGGTGGTTCCGATAAGGCTTATGGCGTCTTGAGTGTTATATATGCCGGGAAGTTCCACAAGTATTCTATAGGAGTCTCCAATTTTAGCGGTTTGAACGGTGGGTTCTGAAACGCCGTATAAATTAACTCTTCTTTCTATAACTTTTTTTGCGGCGTCTATAGCGGAAACTCTATCCTCTTTGGCAATGTTTTCCATATCCGCCTGCAAAACAACATGAACGCCTCCCGCTAAATCAAGCCCCTTTCTAATGTTTAAATCCCGTTTAAATTTTCCATTTAGAATATCAATGGAGTACCCCCCAATTTCGGTATCGCGAATTCGTATT
This is a stretch of genomic DNA from Patescibacteria group bacterium. It encodes these proteins:
- the recJ gene encoding single-stranded-DNA-specific exonuclease RecJ, whose translation is MQNKEKLWKVAPKKGKDIFEQLAINRNISNLEEFITPPSPQETLNRIFKEDKILKSETDKAKKLISEAIKKKSPIYIHGDYDVDGICATAILWEKIYFGLKYKNCFPYIPDRFNEGYGLSKESVDSIIKTLPKENKSPLIITVDCGISSIKEVLYAKEKGFNVIICDHHQKGKNLPKANAILWTDKLCAAGIAWVLSESGFDLSALATVADVQPLTGYNRSLVKYGLLELNKLKRTGLKALVEISGIKDKKIGVYEVGWVIGPRLNASGRLESALDSLRLLCTTSNTKALAIAKSLNLLNSKRQEMTFSIFEESKNFYKKDLKIIISEGKRFHEGIIGLVAGKLVSEYYLPSIVISKKEKISKGSARSVSGVDIIKMLRNFEDLFESVGGHPMAAGFSIKNEQLENLVRELYIFSEKNIKDEDIIQEIKIDAEMSLEEVTYPLLDFVGNFAPFGLGNPEPVFLTRNVEIYEIRKIGKDGGHLKISFKDSTGDIKNGVAFGFGGFEAVPKDKVDIVYTLNENIWNGRRNLDLRIRDIRKSGFN
- the secD gene encoding protein translocase subunit SecD, with amino-acid sequence MNKTRSLGLFILAITIITLLIDIPKIRIRDTEIGGYSIDILNGKFKRDLNIRKGLDLAGGVHVVLQADMENIAKEDRVSAIDAAKKVIERRVNLYGVSEPTVQTAKIGDSYRILVELPGIYNTQDAISLIGTTAKLNFRELVEGKDLQTATIADFVDTDLSGGDLKKALVSFNQQTNEPEVGLEFTQSGAEKFGEITKKNLQKPLAIFLDNSLLTAPTVQAVITDGSAIISGKFTLDEAKSYVIQLNAGALPVSVKVIEQRNIGATLGADSVKRSLVAGGVGLFLVAVFMIGMYGKLGILAVIALFIYSLITLAIYKLIPVVLTLPGLAGFILSIGMAVDSNILIFERIKEERRLGKPLGLSMELGFGRAWDSIRDANISTLITCFVLFNPLNWSFLVNAGPVRGFALTLFLGVVISLFTGIIVTRNLIRIFYKG
- the secF gene encoding protein translocase subunit SecF, which produces MDTINFMKYKLIYLAISSLVIIPGVISLFIWGLKPSIDFTGGSLWEIKFEKPTEINTINKIFQEQNLEHLPIQVSGNNQFLIRMAPISEEEKNRAKQRLADNFGVVDEIRFETVGPTLGKELLIKTLTGVILAAIAILSYVGWRFKDKMYGVCAVIAMFHDSLVLLGTFSLLGHFLNVEVGTLFVTAVLTVLSFSVHDTVVVYDRIRESTAHSKNRSMGDLANKAITETMTRSLNNSLTIIFMLTALTVLGGITVKWFAVALLIGTISGTYSSPFVAVPLLVVVSGVSKKGDSLVKS